In Bacillus toyonensis BCT-7112, a single window of DNA contains:
- a CDS encoding DUF2975 domain-containing protein, which produces MKQGSTLFLKTAVILMGIPVLAMCIFLVPKIGNFATELYPDIAYIKYLVFINLYATAIPYYFALYQTFKLLNYIDKNNAFSKLSVKALKNIKNSALTISVLYVLGMPLFYLVAERDDAPGIIIIGMIMIFASLVIAVFAAVLQRLLKDAINIKSENDLTV; this is translated from the coding sequence ATGAAACAAGGATCAACACTCTTTTTAAAGACGGCTGTTATTCTTATGGGAATTCCTGTTCTTGCTATGTGCATTTTTTTAGTTCCTAAAATAGGGAATTTCGCTACAGAATTATATCCTGATATTGCATATATTAAATATCTTGTATTTATCAACTTATACGCAACAGCAATACCTTACTATTTCGCACTGTACCAAACGTTTAAGCTGTTAAACTATATTGACAAAAACAACGCATTCTCAAAATTGTCTGTAAAAGCGTTGAAAAATATTAAGAACAGTGCATTAACAATTAGTGTATTATATGTATTAGGCATGCCGCTTTTCTATCTCGTGGCAGAGAGAGATGACGCCCCGGGCATTATTATTATTGGAATGATTATGATTTTTGCTTCATTGGTTATCGCTGTCTTTGCTGCCGTTCTCCAAAGACTATTAAAAGATGCTATTAATATAAAATCAGAAAATGATTTAACGGTCTGA
- a CDS encoding helix-turn-helix domain-containing protein yields MAIIINIDVMLAKRKMSVTELSEKVGITMANLSILKNGKAKAIRFSTLEAICKALECQPGDILEYQPEDTE; encoded by the coding sequence ATGGCAATAATAATTAATATTGATGTAATGTTAGCGAAAAGAAAAATGAGTGTAACAGAGCTTTCGGAGAAGGTTGGAATTACAATGGCTAACCTTTCTATTTTGAAAAACGGAAAAGCAAAAGCGATTCGATTTTCAACTTTAGAAGCAATTTGTAAAGCATTAGAATGTCAACCAGGAGATATTTTAGAATATCAACCTGAAGATACCGAATAA
- a CDS encoding Mpo1-like protein, which yields MFKKYRDDHQHPMNKFFHFIGIPTIIISIFILFVNWKLGLSLFILGWIFQFVGHAIEGKKPTFLSNPAYLVVGPIYFLKKVLKRN from the coding sequence ATGTTTAAAAAATATCGAGACGACCATCAACATCCAATGAATAAATTTTTTCACTTTATTGGTATTCCTACAATTATCATTTCTATATTCATTTTATTCGTGAATTGGAAATTAGGGCTATCATTATTTATATTAGGATGGATTTTTCAATTTGTAGGTCATGCAATTGAAGGTAAGAAGCCGACTTTCTTATCAAACCCAGCATATTTGGTAGTAGGTCCAATATATTTTTTAAAAAAAGTATTAAAAAGAAATTAA
- a CDS encoding HAD-IA family hydrolase — protein sequence MNILWDFDGTLFDTYPAYTKMLSEILGDTVDEQEIYKNLKISYSHAIHYYNISCEQEEKIKILKKKFTPKDMKPFAGVEKVLKFADKNVIMTHKHKAGVMEILKYYGWDKYFVDMVTIDDGFPRKPNSLAYDHLHRKYNIDLAIGDRELDLLPAKELGISTCMFQGICDVADYSLAHYSEFFKVVVDREVSL from the coding sequence ATGAATATTTTGTGGGATTTTGATGGGACGTTATTTGATACGTATCCTGCATATACGAAGATGCTTTCTGAAATATTAGGTGATACAGTAGATGAACAAGAAATATACAAAAACTTGAAAATATCATATTCTCACGCAATTCATTATTATAATATTTCATGTGAGCAGGAAGAAAAGATTAAAATTTTGAAGAAGAAATTTACTCCAAAAGATATGAAGCCTTTTGCTGGTGTCGAAAAGGTTTTGAAATTTGCAGATAAAAATGTAATCATGACCCATAAACATAAAGCAGGGGTTATGGAAATTTTAAAATATTACGGATGGGATAAATACTTCGTCGATATGGTTACAATTGACGATGGTTTCCCTCGAAAACCGAATTCTTTAGCGTATGATCATTTACATAGGAAGTACAATATTGATTTAGCTATTGGAGATAGAGAGTTAGATTTATTACCTGCAAAGGAATTAGGTATTTCAACATGCATGTTTCAAGGGATTTGTGATGTAGCGGACTATTCTTTGGCACATTACTCGGAATTTTTTAAGGTAGTGGTTGATAGAGAGGTTTCTTTATAA
- a CDS encoding kinase translates to MSTSEIISIMKKHKENRFIIGIDGLSRSGKTTFATKLKENMKQEGIPFHIFHIDDHIVERNKRYQTGYEEWYEYYHLQWDIAYLRQKFFQKLQHETKLKLPFYYDDTDSCEMKKVQIPIVGVIVIEGVFLQRKEWRDFFHYMVYLDCPRETRFQRESEETQKKLSKFQNRYWKAEEYYLEMELPKDRADLVIQ, encoded by the coding sequence ATGAGTACGAGTGAAATTATAAGTATAATGAAGAAACATAAAGAAAACCGATTCATTATCGGAATAGATGGTTTAAGTCGTTCAGGAAAAACAACATTCGCAACAAAATTAAAAGAAAATATGAAACAAGAAGGCATTCCGTTTCATATTTTCCATATTGATGATCATATAGTGGAGCGTAATAAACGATATCAAACAGGATATGAAGAATGGTATGAGTACTATCATTTACAGTGGGATATTGCATACTTGCGGCAGAAATTTTTTCAAAAGTTACAACATGAAACGAAATTGAAATTGCCTTTCTATTATGATGATACAGATTCATGTGAAATGAAAAAAGTCCAGATCCCTATTGTAGGTGTAATTGTAATTGAAGGAGTTTTTCTACAGCGAAAAGAATGGAGAGATTTCTTTCATTATATGGTGTATTTGGACTGTCCAAGGGAAACAAGGTTTCAGCGTGAAAGCGAAGAGACACAAAAGAAACTTTCAAAGTTTCAAAACAGGTATTGGAAAGCAGAGGAGTATTATTTAGAAATGGAATTGCCGAAGGATAGGGCGGATTTAGTCATACAATGA
- a CDS encoding GNAT family N-acetyltransferase, producing the protein MEFPKLETERLLLRELTLLDAEMMFQYFSKESVIRYFGMDSFENIEQAKTTIQTFKNRYEEGNVFRWGIEKKGTDQLIGTCGFHLINNHHKRAEIGYELDDIYWGKGYASEALQAILTYGFEKLQLIRIAAVVYVENKASQKLLKKAGFQEEGLLRKHMIQNGVAHDTILFSLLKEEWKKQ; encoded by the coding sequence ATGGAATTTCCGAAACTAGAAACAGAACGTTTACTTTTAAGAGAACTTACACTATTAGATGCAGAAATGATGTTCCAATATTTTTCGAAAGAATCTGTTATACGATATTTCGGAATGGATTCTTTCGAAAATATTGAGCAAGCGAAAACAACGATTCAAACGTTTAAAAATCGTTATGAAGAAGGCAATGTGTTTCGCTGGGGAATAGAGAAAAAAGGGACGGACCAATTAATCGGAACGTGCGGATTTCATTTAATTAACAATCATCATAAACGAGCTGAAATTGGTTATGAATTAGATGATATATATTGGGGAAAGGGATATGCATCCGAAGCATTACAAGCCATCTTAACTTACGGATTTGAAAAGCTGCAACTTATAAGAATCGCAGCTGTCGTATATGTAGAAAATAAGGCATCTCAAAAATTGCTAAAAAAAGCAGGGTTTCAAGAAGAGGGATTACTTCGAAAACATATGATTCAAAATGGAGTTGCTCATGATACCATTTTATTTTCTTTATTAAAAGAAGAGTGGAAGAAGCAATGA
- a CDS encoding VOC family protein: MNLKMKYIILYVEKFEECLRFYKDTLQLPIKAEHGTYIEFNTGSTILAMNTREDVKELTGLPLTEGELQSSHFELGFVVENVQETIEQFREQGIKVLVEPIVKPWGQTIAYIADPDGNYIEICSSLE, translated from the coding sequence ATGAATTTAAAAATGAAATACATCATTTTATATGTAGAAAAGTTTGAAGAATGTTTAAGATTCTATAAAGATACTTTACAGTTACCTATAAAAGCTGAGCATGGTACATATATTGAATTTAATACTGGATCTACAATATTAGCGATGAATACACGAGAAGACGTGAAAGAATTAACAGGACTACCGCTTACAGAAGGTGAATTACAATCTTCTCACTTCGAATTAGGATTCGTAGTTGAGAATGTACAAGAAACAATTGAGCAATTCAGAGAGCAAGGTATTAAAGTTTTAGTAGAACCAATTGTGAAACCATGGGGACAAACAATTGCCTACATTGCTGATCCAGATGGAAATTATATTGAAATTTGCAGTTCATTAGAATAG
- a CDS encoding DUF2812 domain-containing protein produces the protein MGTKKIFKPFAVWSLEKEEDFLRKMHQKGWALQKYNVMYTFKKTEPKDVVYKADFRLDYKDSKEKQQENIDIYEMCGWKHVTSFAKWNYFCKEVEEENELPDIYSEKDTRIQKLNELLLFFVIVFVTIMPTFYLCFLGPSESRIPYIFKGMVGFIGCMYLYIFINITWKIKQLKKEIL, from the coding sequence ATGGGGACAAAGAAGATATTCAAACCTTTCGCGGTATGGAGTTTAGAAAAAGAAGAAGACTTTTTAAGAAAAATGCATCAAAAAGGTTGGGCTTTACAAAAGTATAATGTAATGTATACGTTTAAGAAAACTGAGCCGAAAGATGTAGTATATAAAGCGGATTTTAGATTGGATTATAAAGATTCAAAAGAAAAGCAACAAGAAAATATTGATATATATGAAATGTGTGGATGGAAACATGTAACGAGTTTTGCAAAATGGAATTATTTTTGTAAAGAAGTAGAAGAAGAAAATGAGTTGCCTGATATATATTCAGAAAAGGATACGAGGATACAAAAACTAAATGAGTTATTACTATTCTTTGTAATTGTGTTTGTAACGATAATGCCAACGTTTTACTTATGTTTTCTTGGACCATCAGAATCTAGAATTCCTTATATATTTAAAGGTATGGTAGGGTTTATAGGATGTATGTATTTATATATATTTATTAATATAACTTGGAAGATTAAACAGTTGAAAAAGGAAATATTGTAA
- a CDS encoding PadR family transcriptional regulator: MNAKAQKYIPLTEATYYILLSLVKPMHGYGIMQMVEEMTKGEVRLGPGTLYGNTTKLLKEKLIVEVASTDRKKCYELTPFGREVLELEYNRLQRSVRNGNSILGE, encoded by the coding sequence ATGAATGCAAAAGCACAAAAATATATTCCGTTAACAGAGGCGACGTATTACATACTTTTGTCATTAGTGAAACCAATGCACGGATATGGAATTATGCAAATGGTGGAAGAGATGACAAAAGGGGAAGTAAGGCTCGGTCCTGGTACTTTATATGGGAATACGACGAAGTTACTAAAAGAGAAGTTAATTGTTGAAGTGGCCTCTACAGATAGAAAGAAGTGCTATGAGTTAACGCCGTTTGGAAGAGAAGTTTTAGAGCTAGAGTATAACAGGTTACAGAGATCTGTAAGAAATGGAAACAGTATATTAGGGGAGTGA
- a CDS encoding AAA family ATPase has protein sequence MIHTLKENIGCVFVGKENVIDLLLVSLLADGHVLLEDVPGTGKTLLAKTISKSIGGNFSRVQFTPDVLPSDVTGIEYFNPKTSEFELRLGPVMTNILLADEINRAMPRTQSSLLESMEERQVTLEKQSTPLPKPFFVIATQNPIESQGTFPLPDAQLDRFLMTIAIGYPAPEDELQMMRRFRNDTPLESVTSVISLEDILEAQKQVKEIFVSEPLEHCIIKLAQATRNHDYIANGVSPRATLALVRAVQALAFLRGREYCTPEDIQFLVPSVWNHRIVLSMEGALRTTKNEIMQRILKKVDVPVEIEQA, from the coding sequence ATGATTCATACATTAAAAGAAAATATAGGGTGTGTGTTTGTTGGTAAAGAAAATGTTATTGATCTACTACTCGTTTCTCTACTTGCTGATGGACATGTACTGCTTGAAGACGTGCCTGGTACCGGGAAAACGTTGCTGGCGAAAACAATTTCAAAAAGTATTGGTGGTAATTTCTCTCGTGTTCAATTTACCCCTGATGTACTTCCGAGTGATGTAACAGGTATTGAATATTTCAATCCGAAAACGAGTGAATTCGAATTAAGACTTGGACCAGTTATGACGAACATTTTACTAGCAGATGAAATTAACCGTGCAATGCCGAGAACACAGTCTAGTTTGTTAGAATCAATGGAAGAACGACAAGTAACGCTTGAAAAACAGTCTACTCCTCTTCCGAAACCGTTCTTTGTTATTGCGACGCAAAATCCAATTGAATCACAAGGAACTTTCCCTCTTCCTGATGCACAGCTCGATCGCTTTTTAATGACAATTGCAATTGGTTATCCGGCCCCAGAAGATGAGTTACAAATGATGCGACGTTTTCGTAACGATACACCATTAGAAAGTGTTACATCTGTTATCTCTTTAGAAGACATTTTAGAAGCGCAGAAACAAGTAAAAGAAATTTTCGTATCAGAACCGTTAGAACATTGCATAATTAAACTTGCGCAAGCTACTCGAAATCACGATTACATTGCTAACGGTGTAAGCCCACGTGCCACTTTAGCTTTAGTGCGCGCAGTTCAAGCATTAGCCTTTTTACGTGGCAGAGAATATTGTACGCCTGAAGATATTCAATTTTTAGTTCCTTCTGTTTGGAATCACCGTATCGTCTTATCAATGGAAGGTGCATTACGCACGACAAAGAATGAAATTATGCAAAGGATTTTAAAAAAAGTTGATGTACCTGTGGAGATTGAACAAGCATGA
- a CDS encoding DUF58 domain-containing protein produces the protein MNGQRVVTVPLFFQLHIIQLTVPVALLFTFFFPQRMFMFLFFFYYLFAIFIYKYVAFIEKKFQVINEKQTTRLFPDETGQFFIHLKNGASIPLVNGVCYFHLHSSLIPHKDQGIEQISKTLFSFPFSQPAHSAQKWDLTLTATKRGVFQIEQFECVLKDPFHQLNVHLPVFDKLKTEIIVYPSPKEVAGLQELQQLLNGSYRTNFSFYNDETSIIGVKRYERESFRSIHWKASAKMQELQAKQYEPVKNYSWTICLSLAANRGFGWRDNVEELISYATYICQYATKQQIPFELFISVLAEGGPLHLPLNEGQMHYGKALEELARISDDSTLLPKQGFLHYVTRKRERSSTMIYIGIQKNELPLLTQPTFLINIEGMVEAVENLALSR, from the coding sequence ATGAATGGTCAACGCGTTGTAACTGTACCTTTATTTTTCCAGCTTCATATTATTCAATTAACTGTGCCAGTCGCGTTACTTTTCACATTCTTTTTCCCGCAACGAATGTTTATGTTTCTCTTTTTCTTCTATTATTTATTTGCGATTTTCATTTATAAATACGTCGCTTTCATAGAGAAAAAGTTTCAAGTTATAAATGAGAAACAGACGACTCGGCTATTTCCTGATGAAACTGGACAATTTTTTATTCATTTAAAAAATGGAGCAAGCATACCACTCGTGAATGGGGTTTGTTATTTTCATTTACATTCATCTCTTATACCGCATAAAGATCAAGGAATTGAACAAATTTCAAAGACATTATTCTCCTTTCCATTTTCACAACCTGCACATTCAGCGCAAAAATGGGATTTAACATTAACTGCGACGAAGCGTGGTGTGTTTCAAATTGAACAGTTCGAATGTGTATTAAAAGATCCATTTCATCAATTGAATGTACATTTACCTGTTTTTGATAAATTAAAGACCGAAATTATTGTGTATCCTTCTCCTAAAGAAGTAGCAGGCTTGCAAGAACTTCAGCAACTATTAAATGGTTCATATCGAACAAATTTTTCTTTTTACAATGATGAAACATCTATTATCGGTGTGAAACGATATGAACGTGAATCATTCCGCTCTATTCATTGGAAAGCATCTGCTAAAATGCAGGAATTACAAGCAAAGCAATATGAACCAGTAAAAAATTATAGCTGGACAATTTGTCTATCTTTAGCTGCTAATCGCGGGTTTGGTTGGAGAGATAATGTAGAAGAACTTATTTCATATGCAACATATATTTGCCAGTACGCAACGAAGCAGCAAATTCCGTTTGAATTGTTTATTAGTGTATTAGCAGAAGGTGGCCCTCTGCACTTACCATTAAACGAAGGACAAATGCATTATGGGAAGGCATTAGAGGAATTGGCACGTATTTCAGATGATAGTACACTTCTTCCAAAACAAGGATTTCTTCACTATGTAACGAGAAAAAGAGAACGCTCGTCTACGATGATTTACATCGGTATACAGAAGAATGAGCTCCCTCTTCTAACGCAACCTACATTTCTCATAAATATTGAAGGGATGGTGGAAGCAGTTGAAAACTTGGCTCTATCACGTTAA
- a CDS encoding DUF4018 domain-containing protein, giving the protein MKTWLYHVNDFILLLLLSLLTERDEIVGIAIFLATGYVGVLLINKLMKKKTTGFVILLVAQIVGCSFILPFSLFGTIMLPLFFFIVHAIGPGYPVQKSLSGILWFVFSAIFHAPFPPLWKLLLLVLHIMITFWQTGSNRNQQLLRFTSIIAIGTISALLIPVFPYIRLVFSYIVQVVALGFGYAINPLFSAAALKETDDFWSNKGNLKDPTIKDDLEPLPFDPTLINSITIIVCTTIAIYIVWKIIKHRKHLSLPNIPFFESTIITDKEGMSQKRMKRNKPPHNEIRKEIFKLESKLSPPLNRERGETVEVWLERIHDDEGIHIQRHIIIDAYNAVRYSNGENVVLLNEFKEEVHKLYAYEKSLKKKKK; this is encoded by the coding sequence TTGAAAACTTGGCTCTATCACGTTAATGACTTTATTCTGCTGCTTCTCCTTTCGTTATTAACGGAAAGAGACGAAATAGTTGGTATTGCTATATTTTTAGCGACCGGTTATGTAGGAGTACTTCTTATTAATAAATTAATGAAGAAAAAAACAACAGGATTTGTAATACTGTTAGTTGCTCAAATAGTCGGTTGTTCTTTCATCCTACCTTTTTCTCTTTTTGGCACAATTATGTTACCGCTTTTCTTCTTTATCGTACATGCAATTGGACCTGGGTATCCGGTGCAAAAGTCGTTAAGCGGTATTTTATGGTTTGTATTTTCAGCTATATTTCATGCCCCTTTTCCACCGTTATGGAAATTGTTATTATTAGTTTTACACATTATGATTACATTTTGGCAAACAGGTTCAAATCGTAATCAACAGCTATTACGTTTCACTTCTATTATTGCCATTGGAACAATTAGTGCTTTACTTATTCCGGTATTCCCTTATATTCGTCTTGTTTTTTCTTATATCGTTCAAGTAGTTGCGTTAGGATTCGGATACGCTATCAATCCGTTGTTTTCGGCAGCTGCATTAAAAGAAACAGATGATTTTTGGTCGAATAAAGGGAATCTAAAAGATCCTACTATTAAAGATGATCTGGAGCCACTTCCTTTTGATCCAACTCTTATAAATAGCATAACCATAATAGTCTGTACCACCATCGCCATTTATATCGTTTGGAAAATAATAAAACATCGAAAACATTTAAGTTTACCAAATATACCATTCTTCGAATCTACAATCATTACTGATAAAGAAGGTATGAGCCAAAAACGAATGAAGCGAAATAAACCACCACATAATGAAATTCGAAAAGAAATTTTCAAGCTGGAAAGTAAATTATCCCCTCCTTTAAACCGGGAACGAGGAGAAACAGTTGAAGTATGGTTAGAAAGAATTCATGATGATGAAGGTATACATATTCAGAGGCATATTATTATAGATGCGTATAATGCAGTACGTTATTCAAATGGTGAAAACGTTGTACTTCTGAATGAATTTAAAGAAGAGGTTCATAAGCTTTATGCGTATGAGAAGAGTTTGAAGAAAAAGAAAAAATGA
- a CDS encoding IS3-like element ISBth167 family transposase (programmed frameshift) produces the protein MAKFSSKDKIQAVKRYLEGTEGGKTIANSIGVYPRELYQWIKRFEFSGEKAFEKRYTTYSLEYKLDVIHYMNENGTSLRETAAFFNIPSCETLRKWKVAYETEGLDALKSKKKGRLTMAKEKAKLQHLKQNEVSLEGSIEALQAENERLRMENDYFKKVECLSSKEENITDQDKAQLIYELRHKYKVVDLVKVANIARSTYYYWMKQAKRPDKYKKVKELIKEIFSENFGRYGYRRITLELRNRGHALNHKTVRRLMNILGLKCLVRLKKYRSYKGTVGKFAPNILKRNFHASKPNEKWVTDVTEFHLHGKKLYLSPILDLYNGEIIAYNIEHRPAYSLVSKMLNKAFQRLNDKETPILHSDQGWHYQMRQYHQSLKKHNVIQSMSRKGNCLDNAVMENFFGLLKSELLYLKEFESMEQFKQELETYIHYYNHKRIKTKLKGLSPVQYRVQSLVAA, from the exons ATGGCTAAATTTTCTTCAAAAGATAAAATACAAGCAGTAAAACGATATCTAGAAGGTACGGAAGGCGGAAAAACCATTGCTAATTCTATAGGGGTTTATCCTAGAGAACTTTATCAATGGATTAAACGGTTTGAATTTTCAGGGGAAAAGGCGTTTGAAAAACGCTATACAACTTACTCTCTCGAGTATAAACTAGATGTAATTCATTATATGAATGAAAATGGGACATCTCTGAGAGAAACAGCTGCTTTTTTTAATATTCCTTCTTGCGAAACACTCCGAAAATGGAAAGTAGCATATGAAACAGAAGGATTAGATGCCCTAAAATCAAAGAAAAAGGGGCGTCTAACCATGGCCAAAGAAAAAGCTAAGCTACAACATTTAAAACAAAACGAAGTATCTCTTGAAGGTTCTATAGAAGCGCTACAAGCAGAGAATGAACGTCTGCGTATGGAAAATGACTATT TTAAAAAAGTTGAATGCCTTAGTTCAAAAGAAGAAAACATCACAGACCAAGACAAAGCGCAATTGATTTATGAATTAAGGCATAAATACAAGGTCGTTGACCTTGTGAAAGTCGCTAATATCGCTCGTAGTACGTACTATTACTGGATGAAACAAGCGAAACGTCCAGATAAATATAAGAAAGTTAAAGAATTAATTAAAGAGATCTTTAGTGAGAATTTTGGGAGGTATGGTTATCGTCGTATTACATTGGAATTACGTAATCGAGGCCATGCATTAAATCATAAAACCGTTCGACGTTTAATGAATATCCTGGGATTAAAATGTCTTGTTCGATTAAAAAAATATCGTTCATATAAAGGGACTGTCGGGAAATTCGCTCCTAATATTTTAAAACGTAATTTTCACGCATCAAAACCAAATGAAAAATGGGTAACAGATGTGACGGAGTTCCACTTACATGGTAAAAAACTATATCTATCACCCATTTTAGACTTATATAACGGAGAAATTATAGCTTACAATATAGAACATAGACCTGCCTATTCCCTTGTTTCTAAAATGTTGAATAAGGCGTTTCAACGTTTGAATGATAAGGAAACTCCTATTTTACACTCGGATCAAGGTTGGCATTATCAAATGCGACAATATCATCAGTCGCTTAAAAAACATAACGTTATCCAAAGTATGTCCCGTAAGGGAAATTGCTTAGATAATGCAGTCATGGAAAATTTCTTTGGCTTATTAAAGTCTGAATTACTTTATCTTAAAGAGTTTGAAAGTATGGAACAATTTAAGCAAGAACTAGAAACTTATATTCATTACTACAATCACAAAAGAATTAAAACAAAACTAAAAGGATTGTCCCCTGTGCAATACAGAGTTCAATCCTTAGTAGCTGCTTAA
- a CDS encoding MFS transporter produces the protein MQQNNDLNFEPQDVNIVNPKQARKAVVATGIGNAMEWFDFGLYAYLAVILSQLFFSGVNNSGLQLVLTFGTFAAAFLVRPIGGVFFGRIGDKYGRKIVLSTTIILMALSTLFIALLPTYEQIGVWAPILLLVARMIQGFSTGGEYSGAMVYIAESSPDKKRGILGSGLEIGTLSGYIAASVIVTILTLLLTDEQMLSWGWRIPFLIAAPIGLVGLYLRRHLDESPIFEEMEKAQEESEDNEQFSFMDIIKYHKKDFLLSTVIVAFFNITNYMILSYIPSYLTQVLKVKETTGLLIISITMALMIPLALYFGKLSDKIGNKRVVQIGLLGLSVFAIPAFLLIGNGHIAAIFAGIFVLGFFLSVYEGTLPSLLPSLFFTDVRYRALSISFNISVSIFGGTTPLVCSYLVHATGNPLAPAFYLAGVSIIGLVVFSVLFVTTSGRALKGSYPTVESKKEARQIAKEDPEETLWWHEESLEIEAGKKA, from the coding sequence ATGCAACAAAATAATGATTTAAATTTTGAACCTCAAGACGTTAATATTGTCAATCCTAAACAAGCCAGGAAAGCAGTGGTTGCTACTGGTATAGGGAATGCAATGGAGTGGTTTGACTTCGGATTATACGCGTATTTAGCGGTAATTTTAAGTCAATTATTCTTCTCAGGTGTTAATAATAGCGGTTTGCAGCTTGTACTTACATTTGGTACATTTGCAGCGGCCTTTCTCGTTCGACCAATCGGAGGTGTATTCTTTGGTAGAATAGGAGATAAGTATGGCCGAAAAATCGTATTAAGTACTACTATTATTTTAATGGCACTTTCTACATTATTCATCGCATTACTACCAACCTATGAACAAATTGGTGTATGGGCACCAATACTACTTTTAGTTGCCCGAATGATTCAAGGCTTCTCTACAGGCGGCGAATATTCAGGAGCAATGGTTTATATCGCAGAATCTTCTCCAGATAAAAAGCGTGGTATACTCGGTAGTGGTCTTGAAATTGGAACACTCTCAGGTTACATTGCTGCTTCGGTAATTGTTACCATTTTAACGTTATTGTTAACAGATGAGCAAATGCTCAGCTGGGGCTGGCGTATTCCTTTCTTAATAGCTGCACCAATAGGCTTGGTCGGTTTATATTTACGCCGTCATTTAGATGAATCTCCCATCTTTGAAGAGATGGAAAAAGCACAAGAGGAATCTGAAGACAATGAACAATTTTCATTTATGGATATTATTAAATATCACAAAAAAGACTTCTTATTAAGCACAGTAATTGTCGCCTTCTTTAATATTACGAATTATATGATTCTTTCGTATATTCCTTCTTATTTAACTCAAGTACTTAAAGTCAAAGAAACAACTGGCTTATTAATTATTTCAATTACGATGGCACTTATGATTCCATTAGCACTTTATTTCGGTAAATTAAGTGATAAAATTGGTAATAAACGCGTCGTGCAAATTGGTTTACTTGGTTTAAGCGTATTTGCAATTCCAGCATTTTTACTAATAGGTAACGGACATATTGCAGCTATATTTGCAGGTATTTTCGTATTAGGTTTCTTCCTAAGTGTGTATGAAGGAACACTACCTTCGTTATTACCATCACTCTTTTTCACCGATGTACGTTATCGAGCACTCTCGATCTCCTTTAATATTTCTGTATCTATATTCGGTGGAACAACACCGCTCGTATGTTCATACTTAGTTCATGCAACCGGTAATCCGCTCGCACCAGCATTTTATTTAGCAGGTGTAAGTATAATTGGATTAGTCGTATTTAGTGTACTATTCGTTACAACATCAGGACGTGCGCTAAAAGGTTCATATCCTACAGTAGAATCGAAAAAAGAAGCACGCCAAATTGCTAAAGAGGATCCGGAAGAAACACTTTGGTGGCATGAAGAATCTTTAGAAATTGAAGCAGGAAAAAAAGCATAA